ACCTACGGATGGCTTAATATGTAGCGACGTAAAAAAAAAATTGAACAGAAGATGCCGTAGGTGTAGCATGATTCCGAATTTATCAACATGAGTGAGAAATGGGTTATCAAACAATTTGTGATTCATCTCGATCGAGGTAGGACACCTAGGGGATTGGACTCGAAGAAGCATATGTGTCCGTGGGAATATCCTATTTGAGGCTTAAGGCGTCAAATAGTTCTTTTTTTGTGCACACCCGAATCGCTCCTTCTTCATCAAACAGACTGGCCCATATAACATATAGTTATCCAGGTTTTCGGAACATTTCAGAATTTTCTATTGCCTAGTTTTTTCTTATTCATTTTCTTTTGGTGTTTTTTATTCACGGCTTCCCAGGTTTTATATTTCTGGTTTTCTTTgttgtttgttttttctttttctcttttgttttattttttatttttcatttgctTTTCAAAATTTATCAGCATTTTGAAAATTTGTGAACTTATATTGAAATCCTCTAATTCATAAAAATATCTAGATTTTTCTATATTCACAAATATTTTAAAGTTCAACGTGTAATGAATTAATAAGTTAGCTaattagtgaacatttttttaattcgtgAATAATTTTTAATCATGAGTAAGTTTTAGTCCGTGAACATTTGCTAAATTCGTGAATACTTTTTCAGCCAATAGTCGATTGTTTAAACCAGTAGTTGCATGTTTGTTAGAGGAACAAGAGGGGGTTACTAAGTGATGGTAATCAGCACCTTAAGAGGACATTGGTATCTCCATCCCACCAGTGTTtaagtcctgatgctcgcattatttctaaatttattttaggattttcggcgatgctCGTTCAGTGCGAGGAGACGTTCCAGTCGACTACAAGGCGcctgtggtgacttcgtcaatctcaagatgatatggcgGCTCAGTCTCTCTGAGATGCATGCTTACAAGGGCAGGGTCTgcatgtgggttttcataaagagGAGTGTATGCGTGTATATATGAGCATCTGCATCTGTACTGTGTTTTTAAAAAAAGTGTTTTATAGGAGGTCCCGTGCACACGTGGTATTCCCTATTCGGTGCTTATGCAAAAGTAGTTCTTTTTTTCTTAAAAaactaatgcccacacgtgtggcatcttgcACATCACCCACACGCCTCCACCATCACTCATTTTGTCAtgtatgaacagatgacatcaacaggaatctttttggttttcggcttaaaaatgttttatctccaaattaaaaaatcgaattaaaaatttgttttcaccattaaatccttctcgacgagatcttcaaaactagaccccatgttaaTATGTTGCAACGGAAttttttttttgcccaaaagttgccatgatgtttacattgtagttgccatagtgcttaaactaaagtcgccatgtggcaattttagtttgtagaacatggcaattttagttttttgatgatggcaattccagtagtttgatcatgaaaattattttttgtatgaaccatggcaattttaagtgcatgtatcatggcaattttagtttctgGTTCATGGCGAATCTAGTTTCTTAGTTttccgttttataatatgtcaaaatttacttttaaatgtagaagaaaatatcTGAAACATATCATGTCAaattcagtgtaaacatcatgacaattcatgtgcaatagacatggcaacttttaacccaaaaaaattcgttgaaatatattgatatgtgatctagtttcgaagatctcgtcgcgagggatttaatggtgaaaacggatcttcaatcggaatTTTCATTTAATAGATAAAACTTttaaaaaactgaaaatccaaaaaaattctcacatgcatgcatgcgatgatgtGGCATAGTCTGTGTGTTATAGGGTGTGCGGGCGGGTTTGGCTCCCACCCatgtgggcgttagcgttgtcctttTTTTTAGAAATACCCACACTTTATTAATTCAAAGAAAAATTCAAAGGGATACAAGAGGGGTCATGTGGAGTTAACGGCCACAAGTGGTGACCCTAAGGGAGCGATACCGAAAATTTTATAAGGTTGTGTGCTTCCTGGTTagagagagcaactagttaacgagcgctccttcgggagcctcgcaacgatcagcaccacttggcgcgctctcaaccattcgtcacgtgtcgcgctctggacgctcctccggatttttttttatttttctgcacgcgttttcggctttttaaacgggttttcGGGTTTTTtcaacgttttggttttccaccggtcttccttagcttttcaatcaaaaaaaaagttttgcatgaaaaacgcgtttttttcctttcgcgagagtcacggttttgcttccgcgagaggcacggttttgctttcgcgagagtcacggccgtgcctctcgaaaacgaaaaaaactcattttttgtttttttttctttcgcgagagtcacagttttgcttccgcgagagccacaggtgtgctttcgcgagagtcacggtcatgcctctcggaaacaaaaaaaaacgcgttttctgtttttttttctttcgcgagagtcacggttttgcttccgcgagaggcacggttgtgctttcgcgagagtcacggccgtgcctctcgaaaagagaaaaaaagcgttttttatttatttttcctttcgcgagagtcacggttttgcttccgcaagatgcacggttgtgctttcgcgagagtcacggccgtgcctcctcggaaaaggaaaaaaacacgttttcttttcttttccttccgcgagagtcacggttttgttttcgcgagaggcacgtttGTGTCGTGAGAGGcagggcgtgcctctttcggaaaaaaaataaacccgtgctcccggttcggtttttcatcctgtttttttttgtgaaagaaaaagttcgtcaaaacctatcaataatggatctagttttgaagatctcgacgcgaggaatccaacgatgaAAGCGGTTCGAGGTTTGGACACatggtttgagagataaaacgttttgaataaacggatctatgaaaaaagagaaaactccatgttgcgacaagtggcgcgctgcatgtgcgccacttgtcgcaactagGGAAATTACAGtgacgagtactccttaattagtgatttcactGGTTAGAAGCCAATTTTGAGAGTTGTGATTTAATGCAAATGTAGTGTGTTAGCGGTATGCAACAACTACACCACGGTCGTATGGGCCGGCCCATATGCTCCTCCGATCTCAGTTTTTCTTAATTTTAGAGAGCTTCTGGCCTGATTTTTCTCTACCAGTCCAGTTTTGGGAATCTTTTTCGTACAGGCTTTAACTTCCTGTCCGGCACGTGTCCATATCGGTACGGATTGCCAACGCTCGTGCTGATATAGATACCTATATACGACACGTCTGCGCGATGATGCTACGTGATTACTGGAGCAAGAAAAGGAAAAGCTCGAACAGTCGATCTATCGATTCACCTCCGACTAAATTCAGCAATGGCGGCGATCCGATGTGCTGCTGCTGGCATCGCGCTCCTCCGGCGAGCAGCAGCCGGCGGCGAGCGGGCAGCGCTCCAGAAGATCTTCCCCTCTCTGCGACCTCGGGGGATTCACAGCCTCCTCGACCGCCCCCTCGGCGCCGGCGCCCTGTCGTCGCCGACGACGTCCATGGGACCAGCTCGCTGCGTCTTCCCGTCCAACAGATACATGAGCACCAGCCGCCTCCAGGTGATTAATTTCCTAGTATCCAACGTATCTCTCATCAATCTATACCCAAAGTACATATGTGTATGCCTTTGCAAAGTCCAATATATTTGAGCAAAATATAGAATAAATAAAAGTCTTATCTAACTCCTACACTCGTTGATTAATAAccaaacaaacaaataaaaagattaaaaaatcCCTACGAATCTCTTATATATACAACTTTTTTTTAGATCTAGTACTAGcaattctttccttttctttttcttgcgGGGAGACATCTATTAGTAAAGTTATAGTTATACACCAGCTATTAATCATTTGTATTGATCGTGTTTCAGCAGAAGGGGGGACACAGTGCGCCAACTTATCAGGAGCCTAGTGCCAAGCTTCTCTGCCTGCTAACGCTCACGGCATCATTGATGTATGATGCGTGGGATTCTTACGATGGGTTTGCAAGCCGTTTCGGCGAGTTTTCGACGTGCGAGTTCTCGCGGGAGCAGATTTCCCAATTCCCAACAGCTGCTTGGTCGATACTGGACAAGACCAGTGACTTGATGCTGGAAAGAGAGCCCCCAACTTCAACCTGAGCAAAAACTTTGGCACTTGTCATACTAGTAATTTTTTGTACATGCTTTGCAAGTTGAGAACTTCGGATTGATATATGTCCACATATTTTTCCACAAAAATGTAAAGGCCCCTTCGAGTGCATTTGCTCCCTTTTCAAAAAATAACTTTCACTTTTCCTACAACAAAAATATGTCTCACATTCGAATGAATCAAGTTTTTTTATGTAGAAATTGTAAGATGCGTAGAATATTGTGTTGTTGtatgttgtattgatctgaccctcaTATGGGGCATATATAGGAGTACACCATGAAAAAGgattggagtacaaggcaagtAATTATTGGTCTAAACcaaatctatctctatctctcATAATCCCGAACTATACGTTTATACTTCCGACAGATTACAGTATCAAAGGTTCGTGAAAGATGCAACTCATTTGTGAGCCAGAAAAAAAATAACAAACCCAAACTTTTTTCTTTCAAAATATGAAAATGCTACCCTAGTTCCCCACTTTACTTTTCACCCAGACCGGAAAATTGATTAATCTttcaaaaacaagttacacgtgcATGACTCACTCCAATATATACACATTTGATTTATTTTTTTGTCTTTGAAACTTTTCAAGTCAGTTTTAGAATTCTATGAAACAAAGGGAACATATATGCTCACCTGGAGCACATAATTAGCATTTCCCTTGGCAGTATAAATTGGAATCCGAATTCAGCACATGAACTCGGATCGCAGTGTATGCCATAAAATTATTTTTATATGCACCATGTTGCAATCCATTCCCATCCAACTTAGTGTGATCGCTAATGTCTTTGTATTCTTACACATAAGAATTTTTTTGGTGTCACATTTTCATGAACTAATCTCTTCTCTACAACCTAAAAGAAACGCAACGTTCCGTTTTCCCACTTAGGTTCGTCCGACGCCAGATTTTCGCTCGTCGCTCCTCGATCATCCGCACATGGGCCAAAGGCCAAAGCCCAGCCCGAGGGAGCCAGCCTACGCACAAGCACACGCACTCCTTCCTCCTCACGGCCTCAAACGGGCGACGCAGGGTTTCGCCCAGCCCCAGCCTCGACCGCTGCTTGTCACGAACTCATCTATGCTGGATCGGATCCGGGAGGGGAAAGGGGATGAGAATGAGACTTGGGAGAGAAGCTTTCCTTCCAAGGGAGGAGGTACAGATTAGGTGAGAGTTCAGATTCATATACACACAACTCGCATGCCCTGTCTACTGGCCTACAGCTGGCTAAATAGCTACGCGCCACTTGTCCACTCTGCCTTACAGGTGGGTCCATGCCACATGGCAGAGGGGTCCCACCATCATGCGTCCACCACATCATCTCCTGGTGATGTAGGTGTGACATTCCCCACTCCTTCAGAACAGGCGTCGTCTTCAGGTTCGGCGTGCTGCTCCGCGTCGCCGGCGGATGGTGCGTCCCATGCCGGGGCTTGCAGAAAACGGCGGCGAAGGGTGTCGTAGTCCTCCCAAGTCATCGCCGTCT
This DNA window, taken from Triticum aestivum cultivar Chinese Spring chromosome 1D, IWGSC CS RefSeq v2.1, whole genome shotgun sequence, encodes the following:
- the LOC123178830 gene encoding uncharacterized protein isoform X1, whose protein sequence is MAAIRCAAAGIALLRRAAAGGERAALQKIFPSLRPRGIHSLLDRPLGAGALSSPTTSMGPARCVFPSNRYMSTSRLQQKGGHSAPTYQEPSAKLLCLLTLTASLMYDAWDSYDGFASRFGEFSTCEFSREQISQFPTAAWSILDKTSDLMLEREPPTST
- the LOC123178830 gene encoding uncharacterized protein isoform X2 produces the protein MAAIRCAAAGIALLRRAAAGGERAALQKIFPSLRPRGIHSLLDRPLGAGALSSPTTSMGPARCVFPSNRYMSTSRLQKGGHSAPTYQEPSAKLLCLLTLTASLMYDAWDSYDGFASRFGEFSTCEFSREQISQFPTAAWSILDKTSDLMLEREPPTST